TATATTATTGTTATCTATAAGCAAACAgttgaatgtttatttatttaagatattaAAATCACATGTTAATGTAAATAGTTTTCTACACATTTTCACACAATCCATGAACATGGAAAATGTACCTGTTtaggtacatttttttaatttcatagaaAAACAGCAATGATATAAATTAACTTGTTCAGTCACATGACACCCATCTCCATTTTCAAAGTGCTATACAATCTTAcatgtgtatatgtatatgcaACATTTGCTTCACATGCACATTCCATCATTCCAGCGTGCAGTAGAGGTCATGGCTACACTCATCCAGGAAAATGGGATCAAGGAGCTGAGCAAAGGCACGCATGGGGTTGTGACGAACCATGGCATGTCTCACGGCGTCGCCAGCCACATGGTGCCCGACCacgagtactgcgaggcggggCAGCAGGCCGCACCCGCGCCGCCGGGGCCCGCGGCCGATGCCCCCGACCCGCCCGCCGCCGAGGAAGAAGAGGACACCCCCGAAATAGACATCATGATAAACAATGTCGTGTGCAGTTTTAGTGTTAAGTGTCACCTGAACTTGAGACAGATAGCTTTGAATGGTGTTAATGTGGAATTCCGGCGTGAGAATGGAATGGTGACAATGAAGTTGCGGCGGCCATACACGACGGCGTCGATCTGGTCGTCGGGCCGCGTGACCTGCACGGGCGCCACCAGCGAGGACCAGGCCAAGATCGCGGCGCGCCGGTACGCGCGCGCACTGCAGAAACTGGGCTTCCAAGTCCGCTTCCGCAACTTCCGAGTAGTCAATGTCCTAGGAACCTGTCGAATGCCCTTTGGTATTCGTATCATAGCCTTCTCCAAGAAGTATAAGGAAGCAGAGTGAGTATTGTGCATTTCTTTTAGTAATCAACAAGTTGGTAGTTGATATGTTTACTAGGACTAAAAATGTGAATAAGAATTGAATTGTTGTTGCTCATAGATTCTGTAAACTAACAGCAAGTATTGAAATGCAAAAGCATGCTAAAAATGCATTCATTCATCAATTCATGGCAATGACACAGTGACATTGCATATTTGTAACAACTAATTGAATGTTATCTACATAATAGCTGGGTGTAGGTCATTTACCTCTAACGTCTAGTGATAAAACATTACTACCACATTATTTACTAATAGGGGTTACTATAGACAAAGAATCATAATGAGATATAAAACCTATTGGTAATGTTACATAAGACTGAACTTTGTGCATTTATTACAATTGCATTACCAAACTCATATCCTGACCCTTTAATGAATGGAAAGGTCAATCCATTTTCAGTGTAGTACAGCtattataacatttaattcTAAAGGTTAAACTCGATTTAACTCTTGAGTAGTGTGGACAACACTAGTGATAAGAATTAAAAGTTGTTTTAATCTTATTTATCTTAAATATT
This portion of the Pectinophora gossypiella chromosome 1, ilPecGoss1.1, whole genome shotgun sequence genome encodes:
- the LOC126381950 gene encoding TATA box-binding protein-like 1; translation: MATLIQENGIKELSKGTHGVVTNHGMSHGVASHMVPDHEYCEAGQQAAPAPPGPAADAPDPPAAEEEEDTPEIDIMINNVVCSFSVKCHLNLRQIALNGVNVEFRRENGMVTMKLRRPYTTASIWSSGRVTCTGATSEDQAKIAARRYARALQKLGFQVRFRNFRVVNVLGTCRMPFGIRIIAFSKKYKEADYEPELHPGVTYKLYNPKATLKIFSTGGVTITARSVSDVQSAVERIFPLVYEFRKPRTPADDELLRARRGARGPPPPPAAAPLAAMHLVTLSDDDADNDAWE